In a single window of the Antennarius striatus isolate MH-2024 chromosome 3, ASM4005453v1, whole genome shotgun sequence genome:
- the LOC137592136 gene encoding sialate:O-sulfotransferase 2-like: MAKSDNNKGKILLRNNRCLERGFLPPQENKLVALTSFPGSGNTWVRHLIELTTGFYTGSAYFDKTLYSQGFKGEGEDWRKGTTICIKTHSKEKESIDEFDSTILLIRNPYKAIISEFNRLHGGHTGFASKDDWKRTGWSAHLKNDAYLWHSHILNWLNYAKNIKVIYYEDLQRNLLPQLRKIVQFLGLKVSEDRLLCVEGEKDGEFKRSKKGNLEYNPYSPEMHANISEYIRIVDAALKERQQPGLPEEYMANDPYLGIVRIVLLTDCSSYFDG; the protein is encoded by the exons ATGGCAAAAAGTGACAACAATAAGGGCAAGATCCTCCTGAGAA ATAACCGCTGCCTGGAACGAGGTTTCCTGCCTCCTCAGGAAAACAAACTTGTGGCCCTCACCAGTTTTCCTGGATCTGGCAACACCTGGGTACGGCATCTCATAGAGCTCACAACTGGCTTCTACACTGGCAGTGCATACTTTGACAAAACTCTTTACAGTCAGG GATTTAAAGGAGAGGGGGAAGACTGGAGGAAGGGGACAACAATCTGCATTAAGACACACAGCAAAGAGAAGGAGAGTATTGATGAATTTGATTCCACCATCCTATTGATCCGAAATCCTTACAAAGCCATCATATCAGAATTTAACAGACTACATGGTGGCCACACTGGATTTGCTTCCAAGGATGACTGGAAAAGGACAG GATGGTCTGCGCATTTGAAGAATGATGCTTATTTGTGGCATTCCCACATATTGAATTGGCTTAATTATGCAAAAAACATCAAGGTGATCTACTATGAGGACCTTCAGAGGAATCTGCTCCCCCAACTGAGGAAAATAGTCCAGTTCCTGGGGTTGAAGGTTTCTGAGGACCGCCTGCTGTGTGTCGAAGGCGAGAAAGATGGAGAGTTTAAACGATCAAAGAAAGGAAACCTTGAATACAACCCTTATAGTCCTGAAATGCATGCCAACATCAGTGAATACATTAGAATAGTAGATGCTGCCTTGAAGGAAAGACAGCAACCTGGACTTCCAGAGGAATATATGGCAAATGATCCATATCTTGGCATAGTTAGGATTGTTCTGTTAACAGACTGTTCCTCATATTTTGACGGTTAG